The sequence TGATCTGTCCACTTGAGATGCTGATGCCATATTCTCGCAGTTGCTCCAGAATCAACGGTTGGGTAACATAACCATGATAGTATTGATACAATATAACCCCCATGTCCTAGCGGACACAACGAAGCATGAAACACTTGCAAATTTTGAAAAATGGTCATAGCTATCAAATTTTTTTTCGACCAAGAAAAATATAAGGAGATAGCCATGACCAAGAGATCAAAAAATAGCACATTAATCCAAATCGTTCACCCAATTTGTTGTGGTTTGGATGTTCACAAAGACAAAATTTCGGCCTGTTTAATCACTGTTGATGCTAATGGGAAAGAACAGCATGAGATTCGAGAGTTTTCATCATTTACTCAAGATTTGCAAAAAATGAAAACGTGGTTGATTAAAAATAGCTGTCCTGTAGTGGCAATGGAAAGTACCGGGGTATATTGGCATCCGGTTTATAACACCATCGAAGCTACGATGGAGGTCGTTTTGGTTAATGCCAGGCATATTAAAAATGTTCCCGGCAGGAAAACAGACATTTGTGACAGTAAATGGCTTGCCGGACTGCTTCGTCATGGGTTGGTAAAAGGGAGTTTTATCCCTCCCGAACAGGTCCGTGAATGGCGAGAATTAAGCCGATTGAGAAAGATATATACAGAATCTCTCGCTGATTATAAGCGACGTGTTCATAAACTATTTATCACGGCAAATATTAAAATTGATTCGGTCGTTTCTGATTTGTTCGGGCTTACCGGTTTGAATCTCATTGATTTGTTATGCAAAAACGATGAAGTGACCTTGGAGAAAGTTCAGGAATGCACAAAAGGAAGTCTTAAAAAGAAAATTCCTGAATTGTATCTAAGCCTCCATGGATATTTTAAGGATCATCATCGATTCCAACTGATTGGCATGATGGAGGCCATTGAGATGTTTCAAAGACAGATTGAACAGATTAATGCCAGATTGGAAATACTTACCCGTGACCATGAAAATTTACTGGAAAGATTAGATGAAATTCCCGGGATCGATAAGAAGTCAGCACAATCTGTTCTTGGAGAAGTCGGGGTTACACTGGATGAGTTTAAAAGCATGGTCGCTTTTGTTGCATGGGCCGGATTGTGCCCTGGAAATAATGAAAGCGCAGGTAAAAGGAAAAGTGGCCGGAATGCGGTTCGAAATCATCCATTCAAAACGATTTTAGTCCAGATCGCTTGGGCCGCAATCAAGACGAAGGGTTCATATTACAAAGCCAAGTATTATAAACTCAAAGCCAGACGAGGTGCCAAAAAAGCGATTGTCGCCATAGCCCATAGAATTGCAAAAGCCATTTACAACATCATCAAAAATGGAGACAGATATAAAGACCTCGGAGAAGAATACTTGAGCAAACCTAACAAACAAAGGATGTTGAAAAATTTGGCAAAAAAGGCTGATGAGTTAGGGATGAAACTTGTTCCTTGTGAAGGTTAATTGATCTATCAAAAATATTTTGTGCAGATATTGATTAAAGGGGTACAACTGACAATAGATTTTTAATTCAGCAATAAAAAGTCGGATGTTGAAATGAAGCCTTAGAGCGCGAATATAACATGACTGGTCGGTTTTTTGCACAACGAACTGTTGGACTTCCATGAAGAGGTACCACGTATATAAAACTTTTATAGTATAAACCGACCGCCGCTGATGATTTAAAAAGTTGTCTTCTGTGCTTGAATTGTTATCTGAAAGAGATAGCTTTATTGATTTGATACCTTCAATTTGTAACGGTAATGAAAGTGTTGTGG is a genomic window of uncultured Desulfobacter sp. containing:
- a CDS encoding IS110 family transposase, which codes for MTKRSKNSTLIQIVHPICCGLDVHKDKISACLITVDANGKEQHEIREFSSFTQDLQKMKTWLIKNSCPVVAMESTGVYWHPVYNTIEATMEVVLVNARHIKNVPGRKTDICDSKWLAGLLRHGLVKGSFIPPEQVREWRELSRLRKIYTESLADYKRRVHKLFITANIKIDSVVSDLFGLTGLNLIDLLCKNDEVTLEKVQECTKGSLKKKIPELYLSLHGYFKDHHRFQLIGMMEAIEMFQRQIEQINARLEILTRDHENLLERLDEIPGIDKKSAQSVLGEVGVTLDEFKSMVAFVAWAGLCPGNNESAGKRKSGRNAVRNHPFKTILVQIAWAAIKTKGSYYKAKYYKLKARRGAKKAIVAIAHRIAKAIYNIIKNGDRYKDLGEEYLSKPNKQRMLKNLAKKADELGMKLVPCEG